CGGCAGCGGCTGCTTTGGTGATAGCAGTTTCGTTATCTGCCTGAGACGGCAATAACTTCAAAGATACTTGTTCAATCATGATCGTCAGGTTAGGTAATTATCCTAAAACTTTTTTTATTACTCCCTGAAATCCGGGATATTTTTTTACTGAAAAGTAACGGGCACCTGCTCACACAGGTACCCGTTTCAGTATTTTTTGTTAATGAGTTGTTATTGTCAGACTAGAAAGGCAGGTCATCTGCTGCTGCTCCACCTGGAGAAGAGATCTCCTGGGAAGTGTTGTAGTTAGGCATAGCATCCTGACCTGGAGCGCCTGCTACTACTGATTCCATGCGCCATGCATCCAGATTGGTGATGTAATTGACACGACCATCTTTTTCCCAACGTGTACCTCTGATATTGAAGTAAACTTTTACGGTTTCTCCTTCATTGAAGCGGTCTACGATAGCTGTTCTGTCCTGTACCGCCTGGAACTTGATGTAGTTGTTTATAACGCGGCCGTTGATATCGTCGGACTTTTCAATAACGAACTCCCGTGTCTTAAAGGTTTCGCTACGTTGCATCGTATTATATTTAACGATCAGTTTTC
This Chitinophaga sancti DNA region includes the following protein-coding sequences:
- a CDS encoding DUF3127 domain-containing protein — its product is MSFEITGKLIVKYNTMQRSETFKTREFVIEKSDDINGRVINNYIKFQAVQDRTAIVDRFNEGETVKVYFNIRGTRWEKDGRVNYITNLDAWRMESVVAGAPGQDAMPNYNTSQEISSPGGAAADDLPF